GGTGATATTCTTCTTAGGCTCTTCCTTTTTACCAAATCCCAAAAAAGAGAAAATATTTCTGAAAGCGAAAAAGCCTGCTCCAAGCAATGCAAGGGAGCCTAAAAATTTCTTTCTGTCCATTTTAAGAGTTTCTTTGTTTTCTGACATATTCTGTTCGCTCCTATCTGTGGCAAGCCCAGCAGTGCTCGGGCCCCTTGTTTACTTGTTTCAGATAAGGAAGTTTTTTCTCAGGATTTCTGTGACAATCGAGGCATGCACCCATATTAAATGGATTAACCTGCGAAACTTTATCCATGTTTGCAACATCTCCGTGGCACGATTTGCAATCGATGCCTTTTGATACATGCACGCTGTGGTTGAAATAGGCATATTCAGCGGTACGGTGAATTCGTTTCCAGGGGATTGGCTTGCCTGCTTTGTAATATTCGGTGAGTTTGATGATCTCGGGTCGGTCCGTCCTTGCCTGCGTATGACAATTCATACAGACAGCAGCCGACGGAATACTTGCAAATCTTGTTTTTTCCACTCCTGTATGGCAATATTGGCAGTCTATCTTCATCGTCCCTGCGTGAAGTTTATGAGAGAAATTGATCGGCTGATCAGGTGCATACCCGACTCCGTCTCTTTCGGCTCGTGAGACATAATAAGTGGTTACAAAAGACGCAAGCGCCACGAATATCACTATCGGTAACCGTATTCGTAATAGATAGTCGATAAAACTGCTCATCGCTTACCTTTGCTTAAATTACTGAAAAAATTACGAGTTAAAATAAAATTTGAGGAAGGTGTGGCAGACCTGATATTCTTCGCTGCATTACCTGAAGAATGAAATTGATATAAGGAAATGATGTAATTGTGTATCAATTTGTCGTTATAAACGCGAATTTCTGAATAAATAATTAGCTAATTGAAAGTTTTTTTTGCGGATTTGTATTAAAGTAACTCCAAAAATTAACAAATTTCCCTTAAAAAAAGA
This Bacteroidota bacterium DNA region includes the following protein-coding sequences:
- a CDS encoding cytochrome c family protein, whose translation is MSSFIDYLLRIRLPIVIFVALASFVTTYYVSRAERDGVGYAPDQPINFSHKLHAGTMKIDCQYCHTGVEKTRFASIPSAAVCMNCHTQARTDRPEIIKLTEYYKAGKPIPWKRIHRTAEYAYFNHSVHVSKGIDCKSCHGDVANMDKVSQVNPFNMGACLDCHRNPEKKLPYLKQVNKGPEHCWACHR